One Vitis vinifera cultivar Pinot Noir 40024 chromosome 15, ASM3070453v1 genomic window, acaatttttttttcctttgaatttttctaaccaaacataacctttatcatatttttttttctaagtaacATCACCTTTCAcctcaaaaaatataataataataaatagaaaaaaagtacCACATTTGATATCGTACCCAATAGGATTAGAGCCCAACAAACTGGGACTTTTGAATGATGGTAAATAGAAATAGAATATAGTaaacacaataaaataaattcataaaaaatatgatttgaaaacttttttctttatatctttgGCTATGATTTTCTCCACAAGTTCCTTGACTTTTGTCTTGGTGCCATCAAAAATCCACTTCAGTAAGTTTGTCGCTGCGTTGGAGTGTTCAGAAATTCCGTTTGAGCTTGAAACACTGTCGTCGGCAGAACTTTCAGCTGAGCTTGGAAGAGCATTATTTTCAGCTGcaaatcataaaaattttgCACATTCACTACACAATTATAAGATGATATAATGATGCTTGGTCAAAGTAGATGTCTTCTATGACACGGAGCAGGACCATCAAAATAGAGTAAACAGAAATTATAAGCAATGATGTTTGGTTGAGGTTCATTCTTGCAGAGTGGAGGAGAGGAAGAAACAAGTAGCAAAGAATGGTAAAGAATATAAGGTATTTTGATGTGCCATTGAAGATCAAACAGTCTGATCCCAATACAAGAAGCTCAATAACATTTGCTCTATATGTAAAAAGAAAGACAAGCCCATTCTGAATCTGCATTTGTCGGAACATTGCCAcattaaaattttccaacagTGATATGGAATTGAAGGATaaatggaaggaaaagaaaataaaaggagaaTTAAACCAGGTGATTGCCTGTATACGTGgagaatttgaaaatcttgGACAGGCATAACTTTCAAAGAAAACAGATGAGTGTGCTTTCTttaggggagagagagagagagagatagaggaAAGTAGAATTGGGATGTCCCAACACCTAGTCAACCATGAATTTTCAGGAAGCAACGACAAACGAAAAAGGATGAGCGGATCAGGTTAAACAGAATTTGGTTAGAAGTGCTTCGCAATCATAGCAGAAGGATTGCTGTTCAGccattttatcaaataccttccAAACtacaataaagtaaaataaaaaaccaacaacaacaacaacaataatttgTGCCATGAAAGCAAATTAAACCTTCTAAAAGTTAATTCTCAACCAAAACAGGATTTCCATAGCAAGAAAGCAAATTCGAAGTTATGAAAATTCATTCTGCTAGGCAATCATATTAACATCTTTTGATATATGAGATATGATTATGTCTTGGCAGATATAACTTTTTGTTGTGAGTTCCAAAATATACTAATCACATAAGCTTTATTAACTAATAAATATCAACCTCCATACTCACCTGCATAGAATGACTCTCTAAGCTCCTTTACTACTTCATTGTTCAAGACAGCATCCCAAACAGTATTATCAGAAGATATGGCCATAACCATCctctacaaaataaatgaataaatgaaataaaacaaattagaCCAATGCGAATTAGATTTAAAtgtcaaaaagaaaaaccaccaTACTTTAACTCTTCCCAGGAAAAGGAGTGAAGAACCTTATCACCactttattttgatatatactTATAAGATGAGGTCTTCATATTACACTACCAACTAGTGGGTTCAAATTCTATGCAAAATGCAATTAACTAGTTCAATCCTCATGGATGCataaaataacattagataGAATAGATGATCAATGTCACGAAATTAGGCATCTCCTTTGGAAGCTTGAAAGAATGTAATTGCACAAAGGAGCTATACAATCTACACTATATTGTTGAAAGACTGCATGAGTTAAAGCTTTTTCCTTGTCCCATATTGGAAAGGAATAGATGTTTAGAAGGGATGTTGAATCCCATAATCTGTCTCATAGGCTTGTGGACAATAGTGGGAGACCCATGTGCATACAAGAGGCCTAAGTGCACCAAGTACGATTTCAGGCTCAAAAACCATTTAACTAGGAGGAAAATTCTGAATACAATTTTGATTTCTTCCTATTTCCCACTTTGGTGCCTCATATTAAATTTTCCAATAGATATACCATGTGGTTCTGCATATTCTATTCTaaatacaattttcattttattcctACTTTTGGTGCCTCTATGCAGTTCTGAAGTATCCTATAAACACGGTTCTAGAGTATTCTAAATACAATTTCGATTTTATTCCTTCCTTTGGTGCCCCATATTTATTGTTCAGCTGAAGAAGTTGAAAGGATcgaaaaaacaagtttaagttTATGCATCAATTTCAACTTTAAAATCAAGAATGTCATAAAATTagctaaaaataattcaagtatcAGGAGAAAAATGCATCAGTTTATTAAATTCTTGAATTGTAAATGTTAAAGAAAGTAGGAAAATGTTGTTTCGATCTCACAACATTTCAAACTTCCACCCATTTGAGATAAAATCTTGGTTAAGAATGTGTAATAGTATAACCATAGAGAACCTGAATAGCCGTGTCGGTCTGCAACAAATGGAAAGCATCATAAGCTCTGTTAGATCCATAAGTCTGCAACACCATTGGATTACATGATTGTAGTGACGGCTCTCGCCAATCTGACTCTGAAATTGAAGAAACTTTAAGTATCGAACCACCAGTAGGACTTGAAATTGCATCCATTGCCTCCTTATCAGTGTTGCTGCCGGCCGTCTTCGACGTGCTGTTGCCACCGCCTCCTCCCATGCCTTTGCTGCTCCCAAGGGATCTATTCATCTCCTCCTCTATCTATAAAATCTCCACACAGATTTTGATATATACACTTTGGTCTGCTCCCCAAGAGGAAGGCTCTGAAAGAGAATATATGCATACCATATTTGGCTGAATTTGCCAATTTGGTGGATGGTTTCGAAGGTATTGTTTGGGTTATCCCCATTAATGCCTCcttgtgttttctttttgaaatatttttttccttattgtgtttttttttttttttttgaaatattttattaaaagaaataaaataatttttaaattataaatctaactatttttatgtttttttcttaaaaaataactcattttaatataaatacattttatcatttcaagtatttacatataggttttttaaaaaaaagatttatttttacaaaaaaataataagggcatttttatccaaatgggattaaaaaaaagtgagaaattaaattttaaaaattaggttttcaaatattattttaatgaaataactttttttttcaattagtaCATGTCAGCTCGACTAATAATGCAACTTAGCCTGTTAATTTTATCCAATTCTATGATTGTTTGTGCAAGCATTTTTTATACTTGGATTAGACTTACTCAACTTGAACTCAATTCAAGTTAGGGTTAATCAAAGGGTTGgacaaatttaatttaacttgTAGCCAATTTTATGGGTGTCAATTTATATTGGTGCATGGTATTCATGTCGTTAAAGCTTAAATATTCTACCACATAGGtcaactcaaatcaaatataaataataattatttaaaaaatattaactcaATCAGGTCTTCttgtttaataatcaaattgaatCAGGTTTTatacaaatttatattatttctcaatCATAAATGTTTATTTctcaattaatatatttatttaaaaataaatttaaaatgaattaaatatgagttaaataatttaaagttttaatcaatttaatcaacaagattattaaatgagttaattTGGATTAAATTCATATCATACACCCAAAAATTACATCTTTATTAAATGGGTTAGGTAGGTTGACACTAATTTGATCCAAACCCTATGATACTCGACTTAAACCTGTAAAAAGTATATTGAGTTCGTGTCATGTTGTAAAATTGTATCAAATTTTATCACCTCtaaccaatttaatattttataatatttataatttgtattattttatatactaatattcaattaatatcatttcaaataatttaaaaaatatatataatttaattatattaggtattattttatttgttcctaaagataaatagatttttttttgttattatctaaaaagataaataactttttgttattatttaaaaatgacgtaatatttattatttaacttggtaatcaccattctaagaatggaaaaaaaatgatataagaaaagaacaagtaatatcctaatatattaattttcctaatatctcaattttcctaatatctaaacattcctaatatttcaacactgaatgatataaggaaaacattcctaatatcaaTAATATGTTGGTCAAACTCAACTTTGACTAATACAATCACCCGTTCAAACCGAGCATGACCCAAACTCAACTCAAGGGGTCTGTTAGAGATTAAGGTTCAAATTAGATATTTGTTAATTCGAGTTAGACCTGGGTTAGGTGTAAACTCAAACTCACCAACTGAGTTGCATCCCTGACCTCAAGAGACGTTATGATAACCATTGAAATAACACCTAGCTATGAAGTATGGTAACTTGCGATAGACTAAACCGAAATAGTGAAAAAGCATTGCTTTATTATTGGAATTGAGTTAGAAACTGAATAAAGAAAGATCATGAGctaagttgattcaacattggCCACCAGGACCCCCAAATAAAAATGTATAACCAGTGATTTCACTAAGATAACTGGGCATGGAAACGTTATAGCAGTGAGGACTGTCCACAAGAGCCTGAAGTTCAGGGTCAATGTCTTCAAAATACCCTCCAGCGGCAGTTTGATACCGCATACCACTTATGTAGCATGCCCCACCGATACCTTCCGACTCAAAATGGCCACTCCCCATGGGCGGACAAGGCTGCCTTGGGCTGAATATTTCTCCCCCCCAGTTTACCTCTTTGGCAACCTCAAATGCTCCTCTGAAGAGCTCTTTAGGCCAGTACCCAACACTTGCGCCATTTACCCTTAGATACCAATCACCTGATTTGGAATCCTAGagataaaaaccaaaaaacaaaaataataccCTTGTCTTAGGATTCTATtttggaagtgttttttaaaataattatgaaaaatagtgtttgataatgttttttttttctattgttatTTGATGTgaagtgaaataaaaatatgtttaagaatttaaaatgttgttaacttattttatatattttaaaaaataatttttatctctaatattttatttttaatcattttttatatttttataattaatttttaaaacaatcttagttgaaagatattttgtaaacactttatttttgtttttaagaaaaaaattattattttttattttttgattattaaacattttttttatttttgttgttttagaaaataggaaactattttaaaaacaattggtCAACCAACTGGACTTAGCTTTTTAACATTCTATTTTTAGATACCAAAACATAGcctaaaaacaatattaataacaaatatGGATTTACCAACCTTGGATACAAGAACTTTAATGTCTATTTGTGAGCCATTGTAGTTAGAGCCGGGAAATGTTCGACCCAAGGCAAATTCATGGCTTTGTTGTACAAATCCTGGGCAAAGAATATCATAACAACCCGTGGTCTTACTATTATCTGcctgtaataataatatcaaaatcaaATCTAGTTAATAACAAAGGATATACCTTTTACCAAAGTCCTAACTTAAGGTTAGGttggttcttaaaaaaattaaggaaagaaaatggggaGGGAataggatttttaaaaaaaatatatatattattaaatatagttgtttaaaaactatacaaaaataaGACACttgttatcatttttatttttatttttgtactaaactcgtttttttttttcaaataatcaattcaCTTTTTATCCTgaatttgtcttttaaaaaatgggttcactttttatattaaattcattttttttttgcactaaactcgtttttttaaaatatgaattcactttttatattaaattcatcttttcaaaaaacgagttcttttttgttctaaaaCCTTTTATACTACactcatcttttaaaaataaaaatcaacctTTACATTTAACTCTTCTTTTCAAAAGAAGAATTCCactcaaaattaaaaaactacaataattttatgattatattttattttttaggtttttttaaaaatataatactcctttaagagaaaaatttataactttttttcttatttggtaaaaatttatacatttttcaGATGGTTTCCCACCTTTTATCTAAGAAAAatcttttaacaaattttttcatttttttcttactttttgtttcatcattcttattttactgtataaaaatataagaaaataaatttccgtcatttctttctttttctccggaatttccaataatcaaacaaaattctcatttttttcttactatttgtttcattattcttatttttactgtataaaaatataagaaaataaattttcgtcatttctttctttttctccgGAATTTCCAATAATCAAACAAAATTCTTATAGGCTTTGAAACTCACAGTCCAATATGCAAATAAATGAGTGAAATTGTCGCGATAGACCGGAGGCATCAcctgaaatttcaaaattttataaatatattagtcATAAAAAGACTTTGTCAGAGTAAAAGACTAAAGATCGAATGTTTATAATATACTTACCGCCCATCCTACACTTACAACACTCTTGGAGTCATCACCAAAGCCAGTGGAGAGATAAATCATAGAGCCACTAACTTGGTCTGGAGATAGAAGTGTAGGTTTATATACATTCAATATGCTCGCCACTCCATATATTTGCTTGTCATTTGCAGCAAGCTTTGCAGACTAATGTAGCCAAATATTGTGTAAGTGattcaaaattaagaaaatataatctAACTTTAAGTTAAACATTTGAAGGCAAAGGTTACAAGATGTATAGGACCGTCCGCAAGTGGGTGACAATTTTCTGCGTATGCTTTCGTATGTAACTTTGAAAAAGCTTTCGCCCGGATAAGATCTTCCTTTTCTACTCTTCGAATCGGAACTGTTCCAATCGGGCACCCTACACCAAACCCTGATAGCCCTTTTCCTTTCAAGGGTCTATCTTTCATAGATTCCGGAAAACCATCAAAAGTATCTGTTTGGAAATTAGATGCAACCATTAGaacttaaaaagaatttttaaaatatgacgAAGAATTAATTGGTAAATTACATATGATGTTACCTGaactttatgatttttaagCAAAGGATGATCCAAAGACGGTTGTTTGTGAATGTCCACACAATCGAAGATTTGACCAGAATCTGTCTGGAAAGTTCATCCTTCAGTCATTTTAGTATGATAATAGGCAAAGTAATTTAAAGAAAACTAGATTGTAAAAAGGTGTAAGAGTGGTTGGATTACTCTAATGGTTTTAATAGCAGGCTTATTCAGGATCTTCAATTGTTTTTCCAATTCCATGTCTTCTTCTTTGGAAATGCTCCAAGCTCCATCAACATCAACaataatcaaaagaaataaCACACTGGTGATCGCTTTGATATCCATGTTTTGCAAATATTTACTTATCATGTtgcatatatattatataaggtctgtataataatttaatttaattatttgttaacactaaaattaatttttaaaaatgatttctaaaatttaccaaacattcaatttttttaaaaaatatttttttaaattaaaagcgttttttaatattattgtcAAACGGACTATCATATATGGAAATTGATTGGAATTGATGAATTTTGTGCAACTTATATAGAATCTAAACTTAGATTTCGATTAttctcattaaaataaatttttaatttttccttaaaagctacaataatttaattatcttcaaaatatatttgtatagttaaaatttgtttttttttggacaattcttttttctttatttgcttAACTAGAAGGTACTATAGATAGATTATAGAAATTGCAGTGAAAATATTAttccaataataaaattaatcaaatcataATATCCAAAATTGATAAGTGACTATCTTTGTATACCTTTAAAAAGTTCTCATGCCGAGAGTTCATCCAATGAAAAATGGTATTAAAGGAGGAAAAATAAAGGAAGGTGAGAATATGTGGAAGATAGGTTGTTAGAAAAAGTATAaattaatttccaaattaatataattaaaattttaagaaaaatgtagaattttaaataataacttAGAGGTCGTTTGAAAGTAAAATAGAATGGAATGATTACCTTATTAATATCAAATGAAATCCGTGAAATGAAAATTTCCTAAAAGAAtcgatattttcttttttgaatttatcCAAATATGCAAGGAATGAAAA contains:
- the LOC100262020 gene encoding uncharacterized protein LOC100262020, with the translated sequence MNRSLGSSKGMGGGGGNSTSKTAGSNTDKEAMDAISSPTGGSILKVSSISESDWREPSLQSCNPMVLQTYGSNRAYDAFHLLQTDTAIQRMVMAISSDNTVWDAVLNNEVVKELRESFYAAENNALPSSAESSADDSVSSSNGISEHSNAATNLLKWIFDGTKTKVKELVEKIIAKDIKKKVFKSYFL
- the LOC104881951 gene encoding protein neprosin; translation: MDIKAITSVLFLLIIVDVDGAWSISKEEDMELEKQLKILNKPAIKTIRTDSGQIFDCVDIHKQPSLDHPLLKNHKVQSAKLAANDKQIYGVASILNVYKPTLLSPDQVSGSMIYLSTGFGDDSKSVVSVGWAVMPPVYRDNFTHLFAYWTADNSKTTGCYDILCPGFVQQSHEFALGRTFPGSNYNGSQIDIKVLVSKDSKSGDWYLRVNGASVGYWPKELFRGAFEVAKEVNWGGEIFSPRQPCPPMGSGHFESEGIGGACYISGMRYQTAAGGYFEDIDPELQALVDSPHCYNVSMPSYLSEITGYTFLFGGPGGQC